The following proteins are encoded in a genomic region of Coregonus clupeaformis isolate EN_2021a unplaced genomic scaffold, ASM2061545v1 scaf0389, whole genome shotgun sequence:
- the LOC123484639 gene encoding metalloprotease TIKI1-like, which produces MLVTWVTYIQAFLILLVKGADQWSFRESSNCELKRKQSDLNSFLWTIKRNPPSYFYGTIHVPYTRVWDFIPENSKKAFQESNMVYLELDLTDPYTISALTSCQLLPQGGTLQDVLPRDIYRRLKRHLEYVKLMMPSWMTPDQRGKGLYADYLFNAIAGNWERKRPVWVMLMVNSLTEADVKTRGVPVLDLYLAQEAERMGKRTGAVEKVEEQCHPLNGLNFSQVSVWGGSIPNDTLFST; this is translated from the exons ATGCTGGTCACTTGGGTCACATATATTCAAGCATTCCTAATACTGCTGGTGAAAGGAGCCGACCAATGGAGCTTCCGGGAGTCCTCTAACTGCGAGCTAAAAAGGAAA CAAAGTGATCTGAACTCTTTCCTGTGGACCATCAAACGCAACCCTCCGTCCTACTTCTACGGCACGATCCACGTCCCTTACACACGCGTCTGGGACTTTATCCCGGAGAACTCCAAGAAGGCTTTCCAGGAGAGCAACATGGTGTACTTGGAGCTGGATCTAACTGACCCGTACACCATCTCAGCCCTGACCAGCTGCCAGCTCCTTCCCCAGGGGGGAACCCTACAGGACGTTCTACCCAGGGACATCTACAGACGTCTCAAGAGGCACTTGGAGTACGTCAAGCTCATGATGCCGTCCTGGATGACTCCTGACCAGAGGGGTAAAGGTCTCTACGCTGACTACCTGTTTAATGCGATAGCGGGGAACTGGGAGAGGAAGAGGCCCGTGTGGGTGATGTTGATGGTGAACTCGTTGACGGAGGCGGACGTTAAGACAAGGGGGGTCCCGGTGTTGGATCTGTACCTGGCCCAGGAGGCAGAGAGGATGGGGAAGAGGACAGGAGCCGTGGAGAAAGTGGAGGAGCAGTGTCACCCGCTCAACGGACTCAACTTCTCTCAGGTGAGTGTTTGGGGGGGGtccatcccaaatgacaccctattttctACATAG